From the Theobroma cacao cultivar B97-61/B2 chromosome 2, Criollo_cocoa_genome_V2, whole genome shotgun sequence genome, one window contains:
- the LOC18608373 gene encoding uncharacterized protein LOC18608373 yields the protein MVLAASSVISHNRTINSLAFPLPKRRNIAVNHHQHHSKVYLHSFPRLHDVYQCSNSKTFNPSCLAKTAVSDVQLHNPNPTTATAAAANAWSEFARNVSGEWDGFGADFSIEGSPIELPESVVPEAYRDWEVKVYDWQTQCPTLAEPGEKVMTYKTIKLLPTVGCEADAATRYSMDERNIVGVDNKVSAFAYQASGCYTAIWPVADNGTHELWELEHCLINPRDKESRVRIIQVVRVDGTKLVLQNIRVFCEQWYGPFRNGDQLGGCAIRDSAFAPTATTKASDIIGEWQGPNAVATFDGSGDIFLQELKDNGSLKSIRDESNLILLPKQLWCAIKESGGETCSEVGWLFDQGCAITSRCSFSSEGKLKEVSVARETTVSEDVYHQMI from the exons ATGGTATTAGCAGCAAGCAGTGTAATATCACATAACAGAACCATTAACTCCCTGGCTTTCCCTTTGCCAAAGCGTAGAAATATAGCagtaaatcatcatcaacatcATTCTAAAGTCTATCTTCATTCGTTTCCACGCCTTCATGACGTTTATCAATGCAGCAATAGTAAAACTTTCAACCCATCTTGCCTAGCCAAGACTGCTGTTTCTGATGTTCAGCTTCACAACCCCAATCCCACTACTGCTACTGCTGCTGCTGCTAATG CTTGGTCAGAATTTGCAAGGAATGTGTCAGGTGAATGGGATGGGTTTGGAGCAGACTTCTCAATTGAAGGGAGTCCAATTGAACTTCCTGAGTCTGTCGTACCTGAAGCTTACAGGGATTGGGAGGTTAAGGTATATGATTGGCAGACCCAGTGCCCTACACTTGCTGAACCAGGGGAGAAGGTTATGACTTACAAAACTATAAAACTACTTCCAACTGTTGGATGTGAAGCAGATGCTGCAACACGTTATAGCATGGATGAGAGGAATATCGTTGGTGTAGATAACAAAGTTTCTGCTTTTGCATATCAAGCTAGTGGATGTTACACTGCTATCTGGCCGGTTGCAGACAATGGTACACATGAACTGTGGGAGTTGGAGCATTGCTTGATCAATCCTCGGGATAAAGAGTCCCGTGTGAGGATAATTCAGGTTGTTCGAGTGGATGGTACAAAGTTGGTGTTACAAAATATTAGAGTCTTCTGCGAACAGTGGTATGGTCCATTTAGAAACGGTGACCAGCTTGGTGGATGTGCTATTCGTGATTCTGCATTTGCTCCAACAGCTACCACAAAAGCTTCTGATATCATTGGTGAATGGCAGGGGCCTAATGCTGTCGCCACTTTTGATGGTTCTGGTGAT ATCTTTCTTCAAGAGCTCAAAGATAATGGGTCACTGAAGTCAATAAGAGATGAAAGCAATCTCATATTGCTTCCCAAGCAATTATGGTGTGCTATAAAAGAAAGCGGAGGTGAAACTTGCAGTGAAGTGGGGTGGCTGTTTGATCAGGGATGTGCTATTACATCAAGATGCAGCTTCTCAAGTGAGGGGAAGTTGAAG GAAGTCTCAGTAGCGCGCGAAACTACCGTTTCAGAGGATGTATACCACCAGATGATTTAA